CTCCAGCAGAGGCAACGAATGTTGCTGTTTCCGGGAAATGTGCCGACCATGGGGGTCATGAGCGTCCATCAGCAGCCCATCGCCGACGCGCTCACCCAGGTGGGGCCGCGGCTGCAGACGCTGCGCAAGCAGCGCGGCATCACCCTCACCGCGCTCGCCGCGGCGACCGGCATCTCCAAGAGCACCCTGTCGAGGCTGGAGACCGGCCTGCGCCGGCCCAGTCTCGAACTGCTCCTGCCGCTGGCGCAGGTCTACCAGGTCCCTTTGGACGACCTGGTCGGCGCACCGGAGGTCGGCGATCCACGCATCCGGCTCAAACCCCGGCAGATCAACGGCCGCACGGTCCTGCCGCTGACCCGGCCCGGCGGTATCCAGGCATGGAAGATCGTCATCCCGCGGTCGCAGTCCACCCCGCGTCCGCGCGCACACGACGGCTTCGAATGGCTCTACGTGTTGTCCGGACGGATGCGGCTGGTCCTCGGCGAGCAGGACCTGGTGCTCGGCGTCGGCGAGGCCGCGCAGTTCGACACCCAGGTGCCGCACTGGTTCGGGAGCACCGGTGAGGGTCCGGCGGAGGTGCTCAGCATCTTCGACCGTCCAGGCGAGCGCATGCTGCTCCGCGCGACGGATGGACGTCCTTCGACCGACCTGGAGACCAGATAGTTACTTGTGCATCGAGTTCACATATGCTGTTCTGGAGAAGCACATCAGCTCTCATGGAAGGACGCGTATCGTGAGCACCCCCGTCACGGCTCTGCACGAGTTCCGCACGCGGACATCGCGGAGCAGCCGCCGTTCACGTCAGGTGGAGCACAAGGAGTCGCTGCGGCGCGGCCGGGCCATGCATCTGATCGACATCGAGAACCTCGTGGGATCGACGCGGCCCACGACGTGTGAGGTCGAGGAGATCATGGTGGTCTACGAGACGCTCGTCCCCATAGGAGCGAGGGACCAGTACGTCGTGGCGGTGAACCACAACGCGCTCCTGGCGGCCGGGATCGCGTTCCGCGGGGTGCGACTGCTCGCGCGGTCCGGGCCGGACGGCGCCGATCGCGCGCTGGTCGAGGCGGCGTACGACGACCGGATCGACCGGCGGTTCGAGCGGGTGGTGATCGGGTCGGGCGACGGGTACTTCACCGGACTCGCCGCGTGGCTCGGAGAGGCCGGCCGGCAGGTGACGGTGGTCTCTCGGGCCAAGTCGCTGAGCCGGCATCTCGCGGCCGCGGTGCCGGACGTCATCCGGCTGGAACCGCCGGCGCCGCACGCCGCCTGATCAGCTCGCGCGGGTGCCGCCTTGGAGGCGGCACCCGCTTTCCCGTTCACGCGCCTTGTGGACCGAGTTCGCGTCAGATGGGAATCGAGGCCGTCGCCGAGAGGTAGCCGTTGACCTCGACCCAGAAGTAGTTGCCCGAGCTCGACCGGCTGACGGTCTTGTTGGGATTGTTGTAGCAGCCGGTGGACGTCACAGACTGGCCGCCACTCGTGTATGTCTTCAGGCCGATGTTGTCGCACTTGGCGTCGTAGGCGTAGATGACGACATTGGACCCCGAGAGAGTCGTCCGGCCGTACGAAAGGTAGCTGCCGACGCAGTTCGAGCCCGAGTAGGCGTAGATCGTGGCGTAGGTCGTCTCGTAGGACCTCTTGAAGCTGTACGGGCCGTTGTTGGTGCAGATATCGGCGGACGCGGACGCGGACGCAGGCGTCGCGACGGTGAGCGTCGCACAGGCCGCCGCCGAAACCAGGAGAGAGGTGACCAAATTTCTGAATGTACGCATGGATTCTTCCTTCACGACGGGGATCGTCAGAATCGCCTCTGCTGTTCGTCGAAGTCCGGACCCGCAGAGCCGTAGGAAAAAGGAACCATGGACAGCCCGGCGGCCCTTGCGTGTCCGCGTCGCGTTCTTGCCTGTCCGTGCTCGGCAGGAAGGCCCCGGCCCGGGGACCGGTGACATCGAGCGGCGCGGTCCGTGTATTTGTTACACGTGTGAGGTGGCCGTGATTCCGAGATGTGGGGGTCTAGGCTACGGTTTGCTTGCGGGTGAGCAAGGGCCGGCGTGGGTGTGCCGGGAGAGATGAGCGGGAGGCCGTCATCAGCGGAGACGAGGCGACGGTCAGTTCGGCTGACATCGCGCGGATGGCGGGGGTGGGACGGGCCGCGGTGAGCAACTGGCGGCGGCGGTACGAGGATTTTCCCGAGCCGGTGGGAGGGACGGCGACCAGCCCGGCGTTCTCGCTGCGTGCGGTGGAGCGGTGGTTGCTGCGGCAGGGGAAGGTCGAGGAGCTGCCGTTGCGTGAGCGGGTGTGGCAGCAGGTCAGGATGGCGGGGGACGATCCGCGGCTCGGGGATGTGGTGGCGGAGGCCACCGAGTTGCTGCGGGGTCAGGGGAAGCCGCGGTCGGTGCCGCGGCGGGCCTGGGGGCTGATGCGGGAGTTCGCGCAGGAGGCCGGTGCGGCGGAGGTGGTGCGGTTCCTGCTGGAGCGGTTCGCCGACGTGCAGTCGCGGCGGCTCGGGGAGACACCGGGTGAGGTGGCGGGGTTCATGGTGCGGCTGGCGGTTCCGGGGCCGGGGACACCCATGGAGCCGGGGTCAGGGACGCCGATGGAGTCGGGGTCGATGACGTTGATGGATCCGGCGTGCGGGCTGGGGGGTTTGCTGGCGGCGGCCGGTGGGGTGGGGCGGGTTTATGGACAGGAGCAGGAGGAGGCGCTGGCTCGGCTGGCGCGTGCTCGGCTGGAGCTGGCGGGGGTTGATGGGGAGGTACGCACCGGGGACTCGCTGCGGGAGGACGCCTGGGCCGGGGTGAGGGTGGACGCGGTGGTGTGTCATCCGCCGTTCAACGAGCGCAACTGGGGGTACGAGGAGCTGGCGAGCGATCCGCGCTGGGAGTACGGGTTGCCGCCGAAGTCGGAGTCGGAGCTGGCCTGGGTGCAGCATGCGCTGGCGAAGCTGCGGCCGGGGGGGCTCGCGGTGGTGCTGATGCCTGAGGTGGCGGCGAACCGGCGGTCGGGCCGCAGGATACGGCGCAATCTGCTGCGGCGTGGCGCGGTGCAGGCGGTGATCGGGTTGCCGCCGGGGATGGCGCCGGGGACGGGGCTGCCGGTTCATGTGTGGGTGCTGCGCAGGCCGGAGCGGGACGACCGCACGCCGTCCAGTGTGCTGATGGCGGTCGCCGGGCCGGCGACGTTCGACGCGGTCGTGCGGCGGTGGCGCGAGTTCCAGGGTGATCCGGACGCGGTGGCGGACGTGCCGGGTGAGAGCCGCGCGGTGCCGATCATCGATCTGGTCGACGAGGATGTCGACATCAGTCCGGCGCGGCACGTGGGGGCCGCGGGGCCGGAGGGGGGTGACTACGCCGGGGTGCGCGCGGCGTTCCTGAGCAGGCTCGACCGCCTGGCCTCGCTGGTGCCGGACGTGCCGCCTGGTCAGGCCCGCGATCTGCCGGCGGTGCCGCTGGCGGAGCTGGAGCGCACCGGCGCGCTGGCCGTGCACCAGTCCGGCCGGTACGACGTGGACGGCGAGGGTGAGCCGGTCCTGGAGGCCGCGCAGGTGTTCGGCGGCGGGCCCGCCGTGGGCCGCGCGCGGCCGGAGGGCCGTACGGTGATCGTGCGGGGGGACGTGGTGGTCGCGACCCGGGACCGCGAGGTCGCGACCCGGGTGGCCGAGGAGTCCGGGTCGCTGCTCGGGCCTCGGCTCACGTTGCTGCGGCCCGATCCCGAGCGCCTGGACCCGTACTTCCTGGCCGGGTTCCTGCGGGGTGTGCCGGTGAGCGCCGGCGGCACACAGTCGGGGGTGACGCGGTTCGACGCGCGGCGCGCGCAGGTGCCGCGCCTGCCGATCGAGGAGCAGCGCCGGTACGGCGAGGCGTGGCGCGCGCTTTCGGCGTTCGAGGACGAACTGCGGGACGCGGCGGCTCAGGGGCTGCTCGTGGCGGAGTCGGTGGCGCTCGGGCTGGCCTCCGGCACGCTCGGCCCTCCCTGACCGGGACCTCGATCACCAGACGGGTCCCCCGACGCGGACCTCGATCGCCAGGCCGGGCCCGCGACCGAGACCTCGATCACCGAGTGGGCCTCCGACCGTGACCTCGATACCAGACGGACCCCCGGCCGGAACCCTGCCGTTCTTTGCGAAG
The window above is part of the Sphaerisporangium rubeum genome. Proteins encoded here:
- a CDS encoding NYN domain-containing protein produces the protein MSTPVTALHEFRTRTSRSSRRSRQVEHKESLRRGRAMHLIDIENLVGSTRPTTCEVEEIMVVYETLVPIGARDQYVVAVNHNALLAAGIAFRGVRLLARSGPDGADRALVEAAYDDRIDRRFERVVIGSGDGYFTGLAAWLGEAGRQVTVVSRAKSLSRHLAAAVPDVIRLEPPAPHAA
- a CDS encoding N-6 DNA methylase gives rise to the protein MAGVGRAAVSNWRRRYEDFPEPVGGTATSPAFSLRAVERWLLRQGKVEELPLRERVWQQVRMAGDDPRLGDVVAEATELLRGQGKPRSVPRRAWGLMREFAQEAGAAEVVRFLLERFADVQSRRLGETPGEVAGFMVRLAVPGPGTPMEPGSGTPMESGSMTLMDPACGLGGLLAAAGGVGRVYGQEQEEALARLARARLELAGVDGEVRTGDSLREDAWAGVRVDAVVCHPPFNERNWGYEELASDPRWEYGLPPKSESELAWVQHALAKLRPGGLAVVLMPEVAANRRSGRRIRRNLLRRGAVQAVIGLPPGMAPGTGLPVHVWVLRRPERDDRTPSSVLMAVAGPATFDAVVRRWREFQGDPDAVADVPGESRAVPIIDLVDEDVDISPARHVGAAGPEGGDYAGVRAAFLSRLDRLASLVPDVPPGQARDLPAVPLAELERTGALAVHQSGRYDVDGEGEPVLEAAQVFGGGPAVGRARPEGRTVIVRGDVVVATRDREVATRVAEESGSLLGPRLTLLRPDPERLDPYFLAGFLRGVPVSAGGTQSGVTRFDARRAQVPRLPIEEQRRYGEAWRALSAFEDELRDAAAQGLLVAESVALGLASGTLGPP
- a CDS encoding helix-turn-helix domain-containing protein; this encodes MSVHQQPIADALTQVGPRLQTLRKQRGITLTALAAATGISKSTLSRLETGLRRPSLELLLPLAQVYQVPLDDLVGAPEVGDPRIRLKPRQINGRTVLPLTRPGGIQAWKIVIPRSQSTPRPRAHDGFEWLYVLSGRMRLVLGEQDLVLGVGEAAQFDTQVPHWFGSTGEGPAEVLSIFDRPGERMLLRATDGRPSTDLETR